The proteins below are encoded in one region of Amycolatopsis magusensis:
- a CDS encoding phosphocholine-specific phospholipase C produces MPELSRRRLLATSGAALAGSLLPPSLHAAMAAPMRRGRGLGEVEHVIVLMQENRSFDHYFGRLRGVRGFGDTHPLELPGGGDVFNQPDPAGGVVLPFSLREGAIRAGRGPDDIQYLGDLDHSWGGSGKAWARGWNNAWIAAKGAATMTYYDRADIALQYELADTFTICDAYHCSIFGSTNPNRNFLMTGTTGFEPNGSRAVTNAAYSYDHPGYSWTTYPERLQAAGVPWRIYQEWDNFTDNAVEYFVPFKKIGHKILAAVPGGYRTTEEFYFALFDKSPEERKALLAKFDEGVAGLTAAERDLFDRGMFRGEPESLVGRLRADIAAGTLPKVSWLVPSAADSEHPGASTPVGSANLIYDVLDAIAADPDTWSKTVLLLNFDENDGYFDHVPPPVPPATAPDDADHAGGQPLGFGPRVPMTVVSPWTIGGYVDSTVYDHTSVIRLLERWTGIAEPNISAWRRSVAGDLTGAFDFERAGRPPAVTKPGPVPEPISRWHPTPPADQALPSPEPGRRRARALPYQASVSGGLNASGELTVSLQNSGSASAHFAIYAYTGELVEPAHRDVLGTHTETLSNQGDQYRVVVQGPNRGWWELRGSRLGAAARVDVRTRFLPQRGGLELTIENSGAAAVSLRVDSGRVVRVEPGRSAQVPVRTEAGWYDVRVTADGDPAFLRALTGHVENGQPGFTP; encoded by the coding sequence ATGCCTGAACTTTCACGCCGGCGGTTGCTGGCCACCTCCGGGGCCGCGCTCGCCGGCTCGCTGCTGCCGCCGTCCCTGCACGCCGCCATGGCGGCGCCGATGCGCCGGGGCCGCGGGCTCGGCGAGGTCGAGCACGTCATCGTGCTCATGCAGGAGAACCGCTCGTTCGACCACTACTTCGGCCGGTTGCGCGGGGTGCGCGGCTTCGGGGACACGCACCCGCTGGAGCTGCCCGGTGGCGGTGACGTGTTCAACCAGCCGGACCCGGCGGGCGGCGTGGTGCTGCCGTTCTCGCTGCGCGAGGGCGCGATCCGGGCCGGGCGCGGGCCGGACGACATCCAGTACCTCGGCGATCTCGACCACAGCTGGGGCGGCAGCGGCAAGGCGTGGGCCCGGGGCTGGAACAACGCGTGGATCGCGGCGAAGGGTGCCGCCACGATGACCTACTACGACCGCGCGGACATCGCGCTGCAGTACGAGCTGGCCGACACGTTCACCATCTGCGACGCGTACCACTGCTCGATCTTCGGGTCCACCAACCCGAACCGGAACTTCCTGATGACCGGGACCACCGGCTTCGAGCCGAACGGGTCGCGCGCGGTGACCAACGCGGCCTACTCGTACGACCACCCCGGTTACTCCTGGACGACCTACCCGGAGCGGTTGCAGGCCGCCGGCGTGCCGTGGCGGATCTACCAGGAGTGGGACAACTTCACCGACAACGCGGTCGAGTACTTCGTGCCGTTCAAGAAGATCGGGCACAAGATCCTCGCCGCGGTGCCGGGCGGGTACCGGACCACCGAGGAGTTCTACTTCGCGCTGTTCGACAAGTCGCCGGAGGAGCGGAAGGCGCTGCTGGCGAAGTTCGACGAAGGTGTAGCCGGTTTGACCGCGGCCGAGCGCGACCTGTTCGACCGCGGGATGTTCCGCGGTGAGCCGGAGTCGCTCGTGGGGCGGCTGCGCGCGGACATCGCCGCGGGCACGCTGCCGAAGGTCAGCTGGCTGGTCCCGTCGGCGGCGGACTCCGAGCACCCCGGCGCGTCGACCCCGGTGGGCAGCGCGAACCTGATCTACGACGTGCTCGACGCGATCGCCGCCGATCCGGACACCTGGTCGAAGACCGTGTTGTTGCTGAACTTCGACGAGAACGACGGCTACTTCGACCACGTGCCGCCGCCGGTACCGCCGGCCACCGCCCCCGACGACGCCGACCACGCGGGCGGGCAGCCACTCGGCTTCGGCCCGCGCGTGCCGATGACCGTGGTGTCGCCGTGGACGATCGGCGGTTACGTGGATTCGACCGTGTACGACCACACCTCGGTGATCCGGCTGCTGGAGCGGTGGACCGGGATCGCCGAGCCGAACATCTCCGCGTGGCGGCGTTCCGTGGCCGGTGACCTGACCGGCGCGTTCGACTTCGAGCGCGCGGGCCGTCCGCCGGCGGTGACCAAGCCGGGCCCGGTGCCCGAGCCGATCTCGCGCTGGCACCCGACGCCGCCGGCCGATCAGGCGTTGCCGTCGCCGGAGCCGGGCCGTCGCCGAGCGCGGGCGCTGCCGTACCAGGCGTCGGTGTCCGGTGGGTTGAACGCGAGCGGCGAGCTGACTGTTTCACTTCAGAACAGCGGCTCGGCGTCGGCGCACTTCGCGATCTACGCGTACACGGGCGAACTGGTTGAACCGGCGCATCGCGATGTCCTCGGCACGCACACGGAGACCCTGTCGAACCAGGGCGACCAGTACCGGGTCGTCGTGCAGGGGCCGAACCGCGGCTGGTGGGAGTTGCGGGGCAGCCGGTTGGGCGCGGCCGCCAGGGTGGACGTGCGGACGCGATTCCTCCCGCAACGGGGTGGACTGGAGCTGACCATCGAGAACTCGGGCGCCGCCGCGGTGTCGCTGCGGGTGGACTCCGGTCGTGTCGTCCGGGTTGAACCGGGCCGCTCCGCGCAGGTGCCGGTGCGCACCGAGGCGGGCTGGTACGACGTCCGCGTCACGGCGGACGGTGACCCCGCCTTCCTCCGCGCTTTGACCGGCCACGTGGAGAACGGGCAGCCCGGGTTCACCCCGTAA
- a CDS encoding replication-associated recombination protein A, with protein sequence MAQDELFTVNPDVAAPPPEPAKPVAERPIPAGSPLAVRMRPRSLGEVVGQQHLLGEGAPLRRLVEGAAPASVLLYGPPGTGKTTLANLVSTATGRRFVALSALSAGVKEVRGVIEEARRRRNYNAENTVLFIDEVHRFSKTQQDALLGAVEDRTVLLVAATTENPSFSVVSPLLSRSLVLQLRPLTDEDVSDLIDRALTDERGLGGALELDEDARDHLVRLASGDARRALTALEAAADAAGATEHGVIDLATVESTVDKAAVRYDRDGDQHYDVISAFIKSIRGSDVDAALHYLARMIEAGEDPRFLARRLVVHASEDIGMADPTALQSAIAAAHAVQFIGMPEGRLALAQATVHLATAPKSNSVITGIDAALADVRAGKLGTVPPHLRDGHYAGAQKLGNAQGYRYPHNVPEGVLNQQYPPDVLVGTDYYHPTQRGAERTLAERVPKLRRTIRGQ encoded by the coding sequence GTGGCGCAGGACGAACTCTTCACGGTGAACCCGGACGTGGCGGCTCCGCCGCCGGAACCCGCGAAACCGGTGGCCGAGCGGCCGATTCCGGCCGGCTCCCCACTGGCGGTGCGGATGCGGCCGCGGTCGCTCGGCGAGGTGGTCGGCCAGCAGCACCTGCTCGGCGAAGGCGCGCCCCTGCGACGACTGGTCGAGGGCGCCGCGCCCGCGTCCGTGCTGCTCTACGGCCCGCCGGGAACGGGCAAGACGACCTTGGCCAACCTGGTCTCCACTGCCACCGGACGCCGGTTCGTCGCGTTGTCCGCGCTGTCCGCCGGGGTCAAGGAGGTGCGCGGGGTCATCGAGGAGGCCCGGCGCCGCCGCAATTACAACGCCGAGAACACCGTGTTGTTCATCGACGAGGTGCACCGCTTCTCGAAGACCCAGCAGGACGCGCTGCTCGGCGCGGTCGAGGACCGCACGGTGCTGCTCGTCGCGGCCACCACGGAGAACCCGTCGTTCTCGGTGGTCTCCCCGCTGCTTTCGCGCTCGCTGGTGCTGCAGCTGCGCCCGCTCACCGACGAAGACGTGAGTGACCTGATCGACCGCGCGCTGACCGACGAGCGCGGCTTGGGCGGCGCGCTCGAACTGGACGAGGACGCACGCGACCACCTGGTCCGGCTGGCTTCCGGGGATGCGCGCCGGGCGCTGACCGCGCTCGAAGCCGCCGCGGACGCGGCCGGGGCCACCGAGCACGGCGTGATCGACCTCGCCACCGTCGAGTCCACCGTGGACAAGGCGGCCGTGCGCTACGACCGCGACGGCGACCAGCACTACGACGTGATCAGCGCGTTCATCAAGTCCATCCGCGGGTCCGACGTCGATGCCGCGCTGCACTACCTGGCCCGGATGATCGAGGCGGGGGAGGACCCGCGGTTCCTGGCCAGGCGGCTGGTGGTGCACGCCAGCGAGGACATCGGCATGGCGGACCCGACCGCGCTGCAGTCGGCGATCGCCGCCGCGCACGCGGTGCAGTTCATCGGCATGCCCGAGGGCAGGCTGGCGCTCGCGCAGGCGACGGTGCACCTGGCCACCGCGCCGAAGTCGAACTCGGTGATCACCGGGATCGACGCCGCGCTGGCCGACGTGCGCGCGGGCAAGCTCGGCACGGTGCCGCCGCACCTGCGCGACGGCCACTACGCGGGCGCGCAGAAGCTCGGCAACGCGCAGGGCTACCGATACCCGCACAACGTGCCCGAGGGTGTGCTCAACCAGCAGTACCCGCCGGACGTGCTCGTCGGCACGGACTACTACCACCCGACGCAGCGCGGGGCCGAGCGCACGCTGGCCGAACGGGTGCCGAAGCTGCGCCGCACCATCCGCGGTCAGTAG
- a CDS encoding metallophosphoesterase family protein, whose translation MLDRVAVLSDIHGVLPALDAVLAEPDVASADRIVLTGDIAAGPQPAEVLDRLGTLGDRAVWVNGNADRELVQLAHGGETNIPDPIAPWCAAQLRSDQVDLLARLPATARLEATGLGPVLFCHATPRDDEEVVLVDSSLERWAEVLDGVSEPTVVCGHTHMPFSRLVDRRLVVNAGSVGMPYGSPGAHWVLLGGADGPAVQHRRTLFDAEAAADSIVATSTYSDIEEWVSYFVRNPPSDAEALTVFAPRDGRGS comes from the coding sequence ATGCTCGATCGGGTCGCGGTGCTGTCCGACATCCACGGCGTGTTGCCCGCGTTGGACGCGGTACTGGCCGAACCGGACGTGGCGAGCGCGGACCGCATCGTGCTGACCGGCGACATCGCCGCGGGCCCGCAACCGGCCGAAGTGCTGGACCGGCTCGGCACGCTCGGAGACCGGGCGGTGTGGGTCAACGGCAACGCCGACCGCGAACTGGTCCAACTGGCGCACGGCGGCGAGACGAACATCCCGGACCCGATCGCGCCGTGGTGCGCCGCGCAGTTGCGGTCCGACCAGGTGGACCTGCTGGCGCGACTGCCCGCGACGGCCCGGCTGGAGGCCACCGGGCTCGGACCGGTCCTCTTCTGCCACGCGACCCCGCGCGACGACGAGGAGGTCGTGCTGGTGGACAGCTCGCTCGAACGGTGGGCCGAGGTGCTCGACGGGGTCAGCGAGCCGACCGTCGTCTGCGGTCACACGCACATGCCGTTCAGCAGGCTGGTCGACCGCAGGCTGGTGGTCAACGCGGGCAGTGTCGGGATGCCCTACGGTTCGCCGGGCGCGCACTGGGTGCTGCTCGGCGGTGCGGACGGCCCCGCCGTGCAGCACCGGCGCACGCTGTTCGACGCGGAGGCCGCCGCGGATTCGATCGTGGCGACGTCCACCTACTCGGACATCGAGGAGTGGGTGAGCTACTTCGTGCGCAACCCACCGTCGGATGCCGAGGCGCTCACGGTCTTCGCTCCACGCGACGGCCGTGGGTCCTGA
- a CDS encoding FAD-dependent oxidoreductase: MTVRIAVVGGGIGGLACALRLNQSDLDVTVFERRPRIEGRGTALGMWPDALRALDAIGLGERVRRTGVAQQEMRFRRSDGRTLARLDVGRLERRTGELPVLISRAALITLLRDALPPERVRTGRPVEPADVEELRAEYDVVIGADGIGSAVRTARFGAGHQPRYSGYSAWIGMVPSEGETSQEIFGRGRKFGVTPAEGGMTNWYAPIRVPQGGLAADPMVQLRELFGDWCDPVPSLIERSAGTEILNYPIRYLAPGLPSLVSGNAVLIGDAAHLMTADLGQGACQALVDGVALGGHLAGGGELVRALHQFDRDRRRPAQRVATAARWLGEFTSRPGLSTVRDLTFRAAGLFGPQDPRPSRGAKTVSASASDGGLRTK, translated from the coding sequence ATGACAGTGAGAATCGCGGTGGTCGGCGGTGGGATCGGCGGGCTCGCCTGCGCGCTCCGGTTGAACCAGTCGGACCTGGACGTGACGGTCTTCGAACGCCGTCCGCGGATCGAGGGCCGGGGCACGGCGCTCGGGATGTGGCCGGACGCGCTGCGCGCGCTCGACGCGATCGGCCTGGGGGAGCGCGTGCGGCGGACCGGCGTCGCGCAGCAGGAGATGCGGTTCCGCCGATCGGACGGGCGGACGCTGGCGCGGCTCGACGTCGGCCGCCTCGAACGCCGGACGGGCGAACTGCCCGTGTTGATCTCCCGCGCCGCGTTGATCACCCTGCTCCGGGACGCATTGCCGCCGGAACGGGTGCGCACGGGTCGACCAGTTGAACCGGCCGATGTCGAGGAGTTGCGCGCCGAGTACGACGTGGTCATCGGCGCGGACGGCATCGGCAGTGCCGTGCGTACGGCCCGCTTCGGCGCCGGGCACCAGCCGCGGTACTCGGGCTACTCCGCGTGGATCGGCATGGTGCCGTCCGAGGGCGAGACCAGTCAGGAGATCTTCGGTCGCGGGCGCAAGTTCGGCGTCACCCCGGCCGAAGGCGGCATGACCAACTGGTACGCCCCGATCCGCGTTCCCCAGGGCGGCCTCGCCGCGGACCCGATGGTCCAACTGCGTGAACTGTTCGGCGACTGGTGCGACCCGGTGCCGTCGCTGATCGAGCGCAGCGCGGGCACCGAGATCCTGAACTACCCGATCCGCTACCTCGCGCCGGGACTGCCGAGCCTGGTCTCCGGCAACGCCGTGCTGATCGGCGACGCCGCCCACCTGATGACCGCCGACCTCGGCCAAGGTGCCTGCCAAGCCCTGGTCGACGGGGTCGCGCTGGGCGGTCACCTCGCCGGTGGCGGCGAGCTCGTGCGCGCGTTGCACCAGTTCGACCGCGACCGCCGACGGCCGGCTCAGCGCGTCGCGACCGCCGCCCGGTGGCTCGGCGAGTTCACCTCGCGACCCGGCCTGTCCACCGTGCGCGACCTGACCTTCCGCGCCGCAGGTTTGTTCGGCCCTCAGGACCCACGGCCGTCGCGTGGAGCGAAGACCGTGAGCGCCTCGGCATCCGACGGTGGGTTGCGCACGAAGTAG
- a CDS encoding TetR/AcrR family transcriptional regulator: protein MPSPQERTRRDEVVEAAITVLGTQGARGLTHRAVDAEAGLPAGTTSNHFRTRGALLTGVLAGLAERDFSVAGEFADDGLAEGAARFARHMAGPDRVATLARYALFLEAAWDSQLRLQLEVAGARAAAPLRALLIAAGSNQPDLHAKLLLDHIEGMVLHELSRPSEVFRPEESLRLLVSAMGLGGSPSTTAT from the coding sequence GTGCCTTCACCCCAGGAACGGACCCGCCGCGACGAGGTGGTCGAAGCGGCGATCACCGTGCTCGGAACCCAGGGCGCGCGTGGGCTGACCCATCGCGCGGTCGACGCGGAGGCCGGGCTGCCCGCCGGCACCACGTCCAACCACTTCCGCACGCGCGGGGCGTTGCTCACCGGTGTGCTGGCGGGCCTGGCCGAGCGTGACTTCAGCGTCGCCGGCGAATTCGCGGACGACGGGCTCGCCGAGGGCGCCGCCCGGTTCGCCCGGCACATGGCCGGGCCGGACCGGGTCGCGACGCTCGCGCGCTACGCCCTGTTCCTGGAGGCCGCCTGGGATTCGCAACTGCGGCTCCAGCTCGAGGTGGCCGGAGCGCGGGCGGCGGCACCGCTGCGCGCGCTGCTCATCGCGGCCGGGTCGAACCAGCCGGACCTGCACGCGAAGCTCCTGCTCGACCACATCGAGGGCATGGTGCTGCACGAACTGAGCCGGCCGTCGGAGGTGTTCCGGCCGGAGGAATCGCTGCGGCTGCTGGTCAGCGCGATGGGGCTGGGCGGTTCTCCCAGTACGACCGCCACATGA
- a CDS encoding GDSL-type esterase/lipase family protein, which produces MLGDSTAVGLGDPLPGGTWRGVGPLVAEALGIEPDGYLNASFTGARMRCVRTEQLPVALAHRPEVVLLIVGMNDTLRSDFDAEAIAADLDEVVTGLHAVGSVVIPVRFHDHGRVFRLPGALSRALRSRIDELNAVIDGVVAARGVPCLDLMALPGAYDLTAWSVDRLHPSELGHRMLAQGYADLLTQAGIEIRVPVSLECSGGATAGAVQHVGWLVVKGIPWLWRRGRDLLPYAARIMWRSYWENRPAPSR; this is translated from the coding sequence GTGCTCGGCGACTCGACCGCGGTCGGCCTCGGCGACCCGCTGCCGGGCGGGACCTGGCGCGGGGTCGGCCCGCTGGTCGCCGAAGCGCTGGGCATCGAACCGGACGGCTACCTGAACGCCTCGTTCACCGGCGCCCGGATGCGCTGCGTGCGGACCGAGCAGCTGCCGGTCGCGCTGGCGCACCGGCCCGAGGTGGTGCTGCTGATCGTCGGCATGAACGACACCCTGCGCTCCGATTTCGACGCCGAGGCCATCGCCGCCGATCTCGACGAGGTGGTGACCGGGCTGCACGCCGTGGGTTCGGTGGTCATCCCGGTGCGCTTCCACGACCACGGGCGGGTCTTCCGCTTGCCCGGTGCGCTGTCGCGTGCGCTGCGGTCGCGGATCGACGAGCTGAACGCGGTCATCGACGGCGTGGTCGCCGCCCGCGGTGTGCCCTGCCTGGACCTGATGGCGCTCCCGGGGGCCTACGACCTGACCGCGTGGAGCGTCGACCGGCTGCACCCGTCGGAGCTGGGGCACCGGATGCTCGCGCAGGGGTACGCCGATCTGCTGACCCAGGCCGGTATCGAGATCCGGGTGCCGGTCAGCCTCGAATGTTCGGGTGGGGCGACCGCGGGCGCCGTGCAGCACGTCGGCTGGCTGGTGGTGAAGGGCATTCCGTGGCTCTGGCGGCGCGGCCGCGACCTGCTGCCCTACGCCGCGCGGATCATGTGGCGGTCGTACTGGGAGAACCGCCCAGCCCCATCGCGCTGA
- a CDS encoding phosphotransferase, translated as MTVDTSKDSTNTSGNGAVVSAGTRVAAGEAMKVTEADEALEAAIKAGEAVLAHRFGSAIPLVEPEDLRGTGPATVVRVRVAASPFALPRTLVIKHYPGEPPELGADPFAQEAVSYQLFTALAQEERMCPELVAHDGGHRVIVLDDLGRAPTLQDRLRGSDARAAERSLLSWARSLGRLHANTAGREADFNALLRRLGGRAVGDDTTPVLACAQLPALLSELLGVDTPETVHQHAEHIAELARSARYRAFSPVDLCPDNNLATNGGVRFIDFERGCVRSALVDAAYLRVPFASCPYALALPAGMSEAMVAAWRAEVAGVWPALADDDVLSEHLLESQLLRVWLATWELLPELAPERGAAPTSRAAALVSWWGELGKHAERAGLDDVAAHALEVSTALDERHGPGLRLALYPAFR; from the coding sequence ATGACTGTGGACACTTCGAAGGACTCCACGAACACATCAGGCAACGGGGCGGTGGTTTCGGCAGGCACCAGGGTTGCCGCCGGCGAAGCCATGAAGGTCACTGAGGCTGACGAAGCGCTCGAAGCCGCGATCAAGGCGGGCGAAGCGGTACTGGCGCACCGGTTCGGGAGCGCGATCCCGCTGGTCGAGCCCGAGGACCTGCGCGGAACGGGGCCGGCCACGGTCGTCCGCGTGCGGGTCGCCGCGTCACCGTTCGCCCTGCCGCGCACCCTGGTGATCAAGCACTACCCGGGCGAGCCGCCGGAGCTGGGCGCGGACCCGTTCGCCCAGGAGGCGGTCAGCTACCAGCTGTTCACCGCGCTGGCCCAGGAAGAGCGCATGTGCCCGGAGCTGGTCGCCCACGACGGCGGCCACCGGGTCATCGTGCTCGACGACCTCGGCCGCGCGCCGACCCTGCAGGACCGCCTGCGTGGTTCGGACGCCAGGGCCGCCGAGCGGTCGCTGCTGTCCTGGGCGCGTTCGCTGGGCAGGCTGCACGCCAACACCGCCGGTCGCGAGGCCGACTTCAACGCGCTGCTGCGCCGCCTCGGCGGCCGGGCCGTCGGCGACGACACCACGCCGGTGCTCGCCTGCGCCCAGCTGCCCGCGCTGCTGTCCGAACTGCTGGGCGTGGACACGCCGGAGACCGTCCACCAGCACGCCGAGCACATCGCCGAGCTGGCGCGGTCCGCGCGCTACCGCGCGTTCAGCCCGGTGGACCTGTGCCCGGACAACAACCTCGCGACCAACGGCGGGGTCCGCTTCATCGACTTCGAGCGTGGCTGCGTGCGCAGTGCGCTCGTCGATGCCGCTTACCTGCGGGTGCCGTTCGCGTCGTGCCCGTACGCGCTGGCGCTGCCCGCCGGGATGAGCGAGGCGATGGTCGCCGCCTGGCGTGCCGAAGTCGCCGGTGTCTGGCCCGCGCTGGCCGACGACGACGTCCTCTCCGAGCACCTGCTGGAGAGCCAGTTGTTGCGCGTCTGGCTGGCGACCTGGGAGCTGCTGCCCGAGCTGGCCCCGGAGCGTGGCGCCGCCCCGACGAGCCGGGCCGCGGCGCTGGTCAGCTGGTGGGGAGAACTGGGCAAGCACGCTGAACGCGCCGGGCTCGACGACGTCGCCGCGCACGCGCTCGAGGTGTCCACCGCGTTGGACGAGCGTCACGGGCCGGGCCTGCGGCTGGCGCTGTACCCGGCGTTCCGGTAG